The nucleotide window ACCgaaaggcttggccaaggaggggacataGTTCGACTCTGACCTCCTTTTCCGATCGGGGATACGTCGAACCTTTGCTCGTGTTTCTTCCCCGACCAACGTGGTCGGAGCTGACTAGGAATGACCGAccgaggatgcccgctcggtgaggacccaaggatcaggtggagcagataaggtaaggtgctcaagtcaaccacaattcCAAGGACCGTACCcagccataccctgcacacctacagggcagaaccaccaggccatgccagacgggtactatacaaccttctaggcatgtcagaatcCAAATAGTactgtgggcgccgacatttgtcttaaggtattgtaggcgctgacatgtaccataccagacaaacatggtaaaacctgCCAGACACGTCTGGGCATGAACAGTATTATGGGAGCCGATAATCGTCTCGTACCCGatggcgtgagcaacaagactaggtagcatatgtacacactctctctctttctctctaacttgtaaggccaccccttcatctataaaaggggatacactCTCTCTAAATAGGGAGTCATTCAGACCCTCTCTGGCTGGCCCTAGACAATCTGAGCATTCGAACAGCtccatagctctagaactctgaAGCTACACAGAGTACACATCTCAGTACTTAGCGTGAGTTAAAGCCCCCGTCGCTCTcagcccttcggttcagagtccgaccgagCCTTTAACACCCTCCTCTTTCCATCCtttttgtaaccccacagcaaactttgagtacctgggcttaggaataaaatcACTGACCGaccgaaactggacgtagggcacgttgcctaaatcagtataaatcctgtgtcattgagtgctaggccacatccgatcacaacgtatgaaaaaactacaaatatttacttattggtcacctTTCGCACCGATACCCCGTTAAATGCTAGAAGTTTATTTTTCTCAGGATATAGGAGTAATTTGAAGATGCCCTTACTATCAGTAACATCATCAAATAAAGTCTTGGATTCATTGGTCTCCACTACGAGATCGCGGCCATCATGGCTAATATAACAACTGTCTCAACCAAAAGCTATGTTTCATGTAGATGTGATACACATAAATTTATATTTTGGACTATAAATATCAAACAATAAAAATAATTTAATGGTTTTTTCTTAAATTATCAAACTTTAGTTAGTTTTTTTATCAATTTATTTAAAAATGGTTTTACAAAATTTTGTAAGTTAATATTTTGTAGggttgttgcattcatgttggTTGCATAATTTTTCTTATGTAGAAAATGAATTTGGAAAATTTGATTAAGCCTTGGATAGGTTTTTGCTCGATTTTCTAAAAGAGTTAAATACACTAACGACCCTTAAACTTGTAGCTCTATGTCACTTAGGTCCACGAACTCTTAAACTAAAAATCCAGCTCCCCAAACTTGTTGAGTCATGCATCGTAGGTCCATGCCCCTACATGTAGCTACTGACTAAGATACATTTTATAAAAAacatgtccctcttcttcccctTCCGAAAGCGCGCAGCGGCGCACCGCAGCACCGTGTTCCACACCAACATCCCACCCACCTTCCCTTTCTTTGTCAGCATCGACCCGCACGTGGTCACCATCGTCGACGCCGTCGCCTTCACCGTGCTCTTCGACCCTGACCTCATCGATTTCCAACCCGGGCACCGGCTTCACCGGCGGACACCCGCATCGGCGTCTCCCTCGACACCGAGGAGGCTGAGCATGGGCGCATCAAGACCTTTGCCATGGACCTCCTCCACCATAGTGCCCGCAGTTGGCCCATCGATTTCCATGCCGGCGTCGGCGCCATTCTCAACACCGTGGCTAGCACTGCAGATCCTGCCCACCCAGAAGGTCAGCCTCGTCTAGCCACTAGAGGAGCTGCTCATCCACTCCTTCCTGCTATCGTCCTTCCTCATCTGGCTAGGATAGTACCTGCTCTACCGCTTCATCAAGAAGCACGGTGCCAAGGCCATTGCCTATGCTGAGACGCAGCACGACATCGGTAAGAAGGACGCCATCAACAACATCCTCTTTGTGCTCGGCTTCAACGCCTTCAGCGGCTTCTCCGTCTTCTTGCCGTTCCTCGTCGCCAAGGTcaacgccgctgccgccgccacgtGGCTAGCAATGTCGTAGTAATGCCCCTACCCTAGCCCCTTAATCCCCACTACACTCCTCTGCCCCTTCAAGCTCTGTCCGCCTAACCCCTCATCCTCTCCATCTGTACCATATATAAGTGTGCCACATCTTTTGCCACCAGCTAGGCCCTCTACACGCATCCCTGCCTCTTCACCAATCCTCACCGCCGACCCCTCCTCTACTGCTCTACCCTGTATAAGCAGTCCAAGGGCATCACTCACATTTTTTGCCACAACCTAGTTCCTCCCCACACCTTCCCACCTCCTCACCAAGCCACAACATCACTGctataacacccttggtgttacactgtacaatcttttgctaaaacactgcatgtgcatcatgtttatgtgatagtgtatgaaaTATAATGTGCAAATCAATTTCTGTTACTCGAAACGTTTATCGGAAACGTGAAACAAATGTTATATTTTATGTCGCGTTATATCGCTTagagttctaaatgaatttttattgaacgaaaatgctatagaacacatacccggcactttaataaagtttgtagcacAAACTTAAtaggtggcggtgaaatacttgcggtcatgAACGGGATTCGCTATatagcttacttaatagcttggaaatcgcattCGACGCGGAACCGTTAAGACTTAGCCGAAATTCCTAAGTCGGACAACGCTTTGATGAAGCTAGGTTTGGGAATTTTTGTAGGCGAATTAGATTAAGAAGTAGTGTGATTTCATGGTTGGTTTTAGTAGTTTGACATACTATCGCGACCATAAAATAGGTGGTGTAGTTAATAGATCATCGAGTTGGGTTTTTAActagctttaaaaagcatgcaagacACGTTTTTGAATGGTGCCAGCGTCTGGCCACGGTCACCGTGACTTGGCCGGCGTTGCCGCCAGCAACACACACGCGCCAACGCGCACCGCCGCCTAGGCCGTACCACCGTTGTCGCACCCTGGCACGTGACTCTCGCGCACACGTGCACGCTGGGGCCCAGCAAGCCTGGCCACTCTACCcgcctgtaacacccctggtgttacgatctcatTTAGCAtagtgatttaggcctaagaaaaatttcctaaACAAGTTTTTCGTgttttaaaaatttaaatattgagcttatgtttaaaatgccatttttagCAAACGATAGtgagcaaagtaattaaatagcGCTTAAATATTTTTGTCTCTATGGGTTAGTGCGAAGTATGAACTTTTATGGGAAATAATTATTGGCGGAAGTTAGTCGGGTTAAAAACTTAAAAAtgaaatagaaataaaaatgtgAGTGCCGCTGGCCACTCGTCCCACCTGCCTCGCCAAAACGACGGTGTTGTTTTCCCGGCGCTGAATCGGTCACCCGAATTACTCGCGTCACGCTGCGCTGTCCCGGCATTGATGGTGTTGGCTAAACCCTCACGTTGTTTGCTTGCTCTGTCTCTGATCGTCCTTGATTGTCGCTGTATGTCTATGTGCCGAGGTCAACTTACTGCTGCTGTCTCTGGCCCCTGCTTGGCCGCTAGCACATTCTGAGGAACTAGTATTTTGATGAAGCAAGAACCACTGCAAGCTTACAAATTACGTGAAGCAAGCTTGAATGCAGCAGTCATGTTATTGCAGCCCGTTCCTGTCTGTGCTCTATGCGCAAGACTGTACCAGTTGACCTCCCCTCTTGCTTGTTTCTTGTTCTTTCCTCCGGTCATATGCCTCAGCTGCCTTGCTCGACTTGCATGCCTCTATGGCTTGTCTTGCCTACCGTGGCATGTCGCGCGTCCTGTCTCTGTCTATCTCCTGCTCGCGTTGCTTCTCTGTCtctctccctgaggcgcttctgcTCTGGTCCGCCATAGCAGCCCGTTTCCACCGCGCACGAGCACACGCGCCTGGCTGTTTCGCCGTGCCGCCGAGATCTGCACGCCTTCCACCGTAGCAGCGCAGCCACCGTGCTAGAGCCTCCAACGCCAACTATCGTCATCGGTTTTTCCCATCTCGCGCATGCACGAGCCCACGGTCGCGCTGCTTCCTCGTGCGGCTCCTCCCTAGCACCTTCTCCGCATGACGCGGCTCCACGGCGTCCGCATGTGTCTCCACTTCCGCTGCAAACCATGTCGCCCGCTGTCGTCCGCCGGTGCCGAAGGAGCCTGCCCTTGCGTGCTGTCGCGCCGTAGCCTCATCGTCGCGTCGTCACCGCCGCGAGACGCCGCCACCACCGAGCCGCGTTGCTGAGCCGCTCCGCCTGTGCCATAGTGCTGCACTGCTGCGCCATTCCTATAGCTCACCGCACCTCCTGCGCCATCCGCACCAGAGCTGTCGGTGTCCCGTGCCTTTCCTCACCGTCGCCATGACCGCATCCCTTGCGGTCCAAAATTCGTCGTACACAAGGTATCAACCTCCAATTCCTTGAATCCCTAGCACTGTGAGGAGGATATAGAGAGCTTTGACATGGATCGGACGCCATTAGTTCATCAGAGCGCACGTGCGTGCTGTTTTCGTCGCCGGCCTCAGCGCGCGTCACCCGCCCGTCTGGGCTGCTCGCGCCCGTTCCCGAGTTGGGCCGCATGTCGCGTTCGCTGGGCCAGCCTACGTGGCCGGCTTGTGTCTGCATGCCTAAGCCGCTCGAGCGCCACGCTGGGCGGGTCGGATGCCGCCTTGCTGGGCCGGCCGTTTGCCTTCTTGCTGGGCCGGCCGAGTGCCACTCTCGCTTGGGCTGCCGCGCGTCTTGCTGGGCCGACCGAGCGCCACTCTCGCCTGGGCCGCGCGCGTGTCTACGGGCCGAGCCAAGCGTTGGTCCTTTTAGTTTTCCAAAATATTTGTTAATTAGTTTCAGAAATAAACTTGCAAGATCAATAtgaaattgtgtagttgtccaaaaatgatgaaaccaattttgttaagtttctaaaatcatgatctacttgctagtataatttgttcacatagttgggTAATagtcttaggagctatataattaatttaaggcacttaatattgtaaagtataaatttgtaggaattttcatgataaattggtaatattgttgaatctgaaatttatacattaggctcctagcaatattaggtactcactataaattttgtagctccagaatagttgattgctagatagataatgatgctctatttcaaaTAATGgttgaattgataggataaaataaagaaacaccttgggttatataactaaaataatcgtTGGGAAATAAcaccttatccgacaacgtgtatatgtagcctaagtacggttgtCGTCAGAACTAGCCCATTAGCTTGAgtggcgtacgtcgtattttgtgagttacgattgcagttgattaattatgtctttgcattgcatcgcattgcacatcacataggtacgatgatggatcaacggatcaattgaagaatgattgggaatccgaagatggtgtaatggtattctctccaggagatgatgcgatgggcttgttattcagttgctggtggatgatctgaagatgcagatactaacttttaatatatatcttacccaggcaagccccggtgcataacccctacttttctgcagtttaaattatgtttgtgcattaagttttgaggagttgaatgaaacccacttgcacatatatctttatcctatgagtcttactagtatgacaggatcatgtagattgctatgctacaggactacagtagaagtcgagtgattgtctgtcactcgcgagagataggaaatatattattggattattatcagttggaaaaatataaatggtggaaatgataaatggtgaccgggcggggatatggtttgggtattggtgggtgtaagaggttgtgtcaccgtgggtgtggggcatggcttggttacactgctttccctgtctggtcggttatgGACTGATCGTtacataagccatcgaggcaagtcattgatttattatcccaagaacatacttgggtatgggcgcttggaagacttgttgctctcttgtcatggatccagctctttctggaccgactatcagggttttattttggtggaggaggtccttgcaccgcactgagtccgggcctcaggggtgggggcttggagtcccagtttggacggggacctggacacccgggacaggagagtgatgggttggtcctacttgtgtcttgggtacaagcggagcatgtattttcagggtacctagctaggggcattgattcacgaatcgccgggcgatccggtacggcttgtttcgtgcctagcaccgtagtaagaactgaagatgaaagatggaaagaggAAATCTGATTtcttatcacctgc belongs to Miscanthus floridulus cultivar M001 chromosome 4, ASM1932011v1, whole genome shotgun sequence and includes:
- the LOC136548432 gene encoding linolenate hydroperoxide lyase, chloroplastic-like; this translates as MSLFFPFRKRAAAHRSTVFHTNIPPTFPFFVSIDPHVVTIVDAVAFTVLFDPDLIDFQPGHRLHRRTPASASPSTPRRLSMGASRPLPWTSSTIVPAVGPSISMPASAPFSTPWLALQILPTQKYLLYRFIKKHGAKAIAYAETQHDIGKKDAINNILFVLGFNAFSGFSVFLPFLVAKVNAAAAATWLAMS